A portion of the Geoalkalibacter ferrihydriticus DSM 17813 genome contains these proteins:
- a CDS encoding YdiY family protein, producing MLTKLHFPTFLLTFILLFGSLTCASFADEITLKNGDRITGTVVDAKDGQLQIATPYASKILVNFDQILSIETDTPVTVRFQGTEVLKGRLATRDGQVILLAGEERGETVIAWDRVRSLNVPDITWNGNIFLGGTHQAGNTDRMSLSFGANAVRRSLDDRFSLSFLYNYAEEDNELTTRDAYGAMKYDYFFTSRFYGLLSAELLKDKFKDLNLRAVVGPGVGYQIWDDARKGLDVEAGIAYFSEDRVEGEDEQWMTARLAAVFRYQFTSWLRFTDTFILYPHLEEGGEYTLRNDAALITSLSANWSLRLNNIWERDSDPAPGVKKDDSKTTVALQYSF from the coding sequence ATGTTAACAAAACTCCACTTCCCCACGTTTCTCCTGACCTTTATCCTGCTGTTCGGCTCACTGACCTGCGCGTCATTTGCAGATGAAATCACGCTGAAAAACGGAGATCGCATCACCGGCACGGTGGTCGACGCCAAGGACGGGCAACTGCAAATTGCCACTCCCTACGCCAGCAAAATCCTGGTGAATTTCGATCAGATTCTTTCGATAGAAACAGACACTCCGGTAACTGTGCGTTTTCAAGGAACCGAAGTACTCAAAGGCCGCCTCGCGACCCGCGACGGGCAAGTCATTCTCCTCGCCGGTGAAGAACGCGGCGAAACAGTCATTGCCTGGGACCGGGTACGCTCCCTCAACGTGCCTGACATTACCTGGAATGGGAACATTTTTCTCGGCGGCACCCATCAGGCGGGCAACACCGACCGCATGAGCCTCTCTTTCGGTGCCAATGCCGTGCGCCGCAGTCTCGATGACCGCTTCAGCCTCTCCTTTCTTTACAATTACGCCGAAGAAGACAACGAGTTGACCACCCGCGACGCCTATGGTGCGATGAAATACGATTATTTCTTCACTTCCAGATTCTACGGCCTGCTCAGCGCGGAACTGCTCAAGGATAAATTCAAGGATCTCAACTTGCGGGCGGTGGTAGGACCGGGTGTTGGTTATCAGATTTGGGACGACGCCCGCAAAGGCCTGGATGTCGAGGCCGGCATCGCCTATTTTTCCGAAGATCGTGTCGAGGGCGAGGACGAACAATGGATGACCGCCCGTCTGGCGGCGGTCTTTCGCTATCAGTTTACATCCTGGTTGCGCTTCACCGACACCTTCATACTTTATCCGCACCTGGAGGAAGGCGGTGAGTACACCTTGCGCAACGACGCCGCCCTGATCACTTCGCTGAGTGCAAACTGGTCCCTGCGCCTGAACAATATCTGGGAAAGGGACAGTGACCCTGCCCCAGGGGTTAAAAAGGATGACTCCAAAACCACTGTCGCCCTGCAATACTCTTTCTAA
- a CDS encoding TonB-dependent receptor plug domain-containing protein, which translates to MLAALVFAALSALSVQAAQSDGQSLSQRTSPALDEEEVLVFEDVEVRARRQEQDSGSTQIPPPFIEKLPQGHGDVTDLLRIFPSVQFSESYRSAATAGEIAPAEVSISGGKPYQNLFLLDGMSNSSLLDPGQGNAYLAADVSGHAQKFFVDTSIVESLRVYDSNVPASYDNFMGGIVEVKTKNPGLSFGGDISYRTTRSSWTHFFTDDTKPAATGGTANVDLQPRFEKHHFSTTLNVPVTEDTGLLVNYKRLESSIPVKYFSGWKKQERKSETFFLKGVHYLDDSSHLEFSGAYAPYTARHFTKNTRNSYFTVEGGGYFAAAAYHRARDDNQLKFQANYSYSENSRNAPTDFKAWLASPNKPWGFELPLATDASGKLRQPLSNEGGWGSIDKQEEAVSVSLDHTPGRFEMLGIHRLSYGLRYSHITGRFHRLTDAATYQDAVWAPEVNCNGDVATCVDSEQYFSRRTLTPASDVSAAINDYSAYLEDDWSAWRLRLRFGLRGSYDDFQQNLNVSPRTLLQYDLFGNRRTVLSSGYNRYYSAALLANKLREGRRPSSIEKRGTHQNILQDWEASTDGTKVSYSFEDLKTPYSDEYMVGIDQAFMGGYLNLKYLERQSRNEFARHRGDAQADGIVYWRLNNNGKSEFRSVQIKWDRSWRRHYLLFNAFWQESKTSNDSYDKTFDLEDLDTQVIFAGKLIPLAQMPKDNFNRPVIVNLAYTGRFFDRLSISPVVKYRGSYRQIQITDRDYFLGFGAFDPITGEQTKITTNAYEVVKQDAAVTLDCALAWTQSLGRSHQVTFTLEVFNVLNARHQEGKSYTTGETPDSYELGRQFWAGVGYSF; encoded by the coding sequence GTGCTGGCCGCCCTTGTTTTTGCCGCCTTATCCGCTTTGAGCGTTCAGGCCGCGCAGAGCGACGGGCAGAGCCTGTCGCAGAGGACCAGCCCTGCTCTTGATGAGGAGGAAGTTCTGGTTTTTGAAGATGTCGAAGTGCGGGCCAGGCGGCAAGAACAGGATTCCGGAAGCACACAGATTCCACCGCCATTTATCGAAAAACTCCCCCAGGGGCATGGAGATGTGACGGATCTTCTAAGGATTTTCCCTTCCGTTCAGTTCAGCGAGAGCTATAGAAGCGCCGCCACGGCCGGTGAAATCGCCCCTGCCGAAGTTTCCATTTCCGGCGGCAAACCCTATCAGAATCTATTCCTTCTCGATGGGATGAGCAATTCGAGTCTGCTTGATCCCGGGCAGGGCAATGCCTACCTGGCCGCCGATGTGTCAGGGCATGCGCAGAAATTTTTCGTGGATACATCCATCGTGGAAAGCCTCAGGGTTTATGACAGCAATGTGCCCGCCTCCTATGACAACTTCATGGGCGGGATCGTGGAGGTCAAGACCAAAAACCCGGGGCTGAGTTTCGGTGGCGACATCTCCTACCGAACAACCCGCTCAAGCTGGACGCATTTTTTCACTGATGACACAAAACCAGCGGCGACCGGAGGGACGGCCAACGTCGATCTGCAACCCAGGTTCGAAAAACACCACTTTTCAACGACGCTGAATGTTCCGGTGACGGAGGATACCGGCCTTCTGGTGAATTACAAACGCCTTGAATCCAGCATCCCCGTAAAATATTTCAGCGGATGGAAGAAGCAGGAGAGAAAGTCCGAGACGTTCTTTCTCAAAGGCGTTCACTACCTGGACGACTCAAGCCACCTGGAGTTCAGCGGCGCCTACGCACCCTACACCGCAAGGCACTTCACCAAAAACACCAGGAACAGCTATTTTACCGTCGAAGGCGGGGGATATTTTGCCGCCGCCGCCTACCACCGGGCAAGGGATGACAACCAACTTAAATTCCAGGCGAATTATTCCTATTCCGAAAACAGTCGCAATGCTCCCACGGACTTCAAGGCCTGGCTCGCCTCACCCAACAAACCCTGGGGGTTTGAGCTCCCCCTGGCAACAGACGCAAGTGGAAAGCTCAGGCAGCCCCTGAGCAACGAAGGGGGCTGGGGGAGCATCGACAAGCAAGAGGAAGCGGTGAGTGTCAGTCTTGACCACACCCCAGGCCGATTTGAAATGCTTGGCATCCATAGGCTGAGCTACGGTCTGCGCTACAGCCACATAACCGGGCGCTTTCATCGATTGACTGACGCAGCGACCTATCAGGATGCCGTCTGGGCGCCAGAGGTCAACTGCAATGGCGATGTCGCGACCTGCGTGGACAGCGAGCAATATTTCAGCCGTCGCACCCTCACGCCGGCCTCGGATGTCAGCGCTGCGATCAATGACTATTCCGCATATCTCGAAGACGATTGGAGCGCGTGGCGGTTGCGGCTCAGGTTTGGTCTCAGGGGCTCTTACGACGATTTTCAGCAAAACCTCAATGTCTCACCCAGGACCCTGCTTCAATACGACCTTTTCGGAAACCGCAGAACGGTCCTGTCCTCGGGATACAACCGCTATTACAGCGCTGCTCTCCTGGCCAACAAGCTGCGGGAAGGGCGAAGGCCGAGCTCTATCGAAAAGAGGGGGACCCACCAAAACATACTTCAGGATTGGGAAGCCAGCACCGACGGCACCAAGGTCTCCTACAGCTTTGAAGATCTCAAGACGCCTTACTCAGACGAGTATATGGTCGGAATCGATCAGGCCTTTATGGGCGGCTACCTTAACCTCAAGTACCTTGAGCGACAAAGCAGAAATGAATTTGCACGGCACAGAGGCGATGCGCAAGCCGACGGAATTGTCTACTGGAGACTCAACAACAATGGGAAAAGTGAATTCCGGTCGGTTCAGATCAAATGGGACAGGTCATGGCGGCGCCATTATCTTTTGTTCAACGCCTTCTGGCAGGAGTCGAAAACCTCCAATGACAGCTATGACAAGACATTTGATCTGGAAGACCTGGACACCCAGGTGATTTTCGCGGGCAAACTCATCCCCCTTGCGCAGATGCCCAAGGACAACTTCAACCGACCGGTGATCGTCAACCTTGCCTACACCGGGCGATTTTTCGATCGTCTCAGCATTTCCCCGGTCGTGAAATACAGAGGCAGTTACAGGCAGATCCAAATCACGGACAGGGACTATTTCCTCGGTTTTGGCGCGTTCGATCCGATTACCGGCGAGCAGACCAAAATAACCACGAATGCCTACGAGGTGGTCAAACAGGATGCGGCCGTCACGCTCGACTGCGCCCTGGCCTGGACCCAGAGCCTGGGGCGGAGCCATCAGGTGACTTTCACCCTGGAGGTATTCAACGTCCTCAATGCCAGACACCAGGAAGGAAAAAGCTACACAACGGGAGAAACGCCGGACAGCTACGAACTCGGCAGGCAGTTCTGGGCGGGGGTGGGCTACTCTTTCTGA
- a CDS encoding ACP phosphodiesterase, protein MNYLVHLYLSDGSPGGLLGNLMGDFIKGSLGEEFSPEIRAGIRQHRQVDAYAQKNVHFRQSKRRLDDSFGHCKGILVDVFYDHFLARTWQHYHPLPLETFAARVYQLLEEHFALLPPGLQDVAPRMIKHNWLLSYRETATVERVLHRLAARLSRPTPLAQGLSALLANYDELGSDCRGFLSDARRFCVPS, encoded by the coding sequence ATGAACTATCTCGTGCATCTCTACCTCTCCGACGGTAGCCCGGGGGGCCTGCTTGGCAATCTCATGGGTGATTTCATCAAGGGTTCCCTTGGCGAGGAGTTCTCCCCTGAAATCCGCGCCGGCATTCGCCAGCATCGCCAGGTCGATGCCTATGCACAAAAAAACGTGCATTTCCGCCAGAGCAAAAGGCGGCTTGACGACAGCTTTGGCCATTGCAAAGGGATCCTCGTCGATGTCTTTTACGACCATTTTCTGGCGCGAACCTGGCAGCACTATCACCCTCTCCCCCTGGAAACATTTGCCGCTCGGGTTTACCAGCTTCTTGAGGAGCATTTTGCACTTCTGCCGCCGGGCCTTCAAGACGTCGCGCCGCGCATGATCAAACACAACTGGCTCCTGTCCTATCGAGAGACGGCTACTGTTGAGCGGGTTCTGCACAGGCTTGCCGCGCGTCTCTCCCGGCCGACGCCTCTCGCACAAGGGCTTTCGGCCCTTCTCGCAAACTATGATGAACTGGGCAGCGACTGTCGCGGATTTCTTAGCGACGCGCGCCGATTCTGCGTGCCATCCTAA
- a CDS encoding LVIVD repeat-containing protein has product MKIFNNILLLSVSLFGLILTLAAALWLGAHQWRQDSRPLVVSSVEILPASGEDTLRLRLEGQGFSSRTQVALTLDSANRHAIVGSLETLGIPGTLEQVRVLGNRAYLANSRSGIQVVDISDPRRPKVLGVEKEAFRSPWDLKVAGDLAYVSDSRQGLVILDVSDATRPQAVGRFVTPDACFGLAASPAGLVLLAQGKKGVLLLDVSDPRAPREIGRLPSLDFSWTVAVRDHLAFVADNRGGLRIFDLQNAAQPQLLAQLATEGNLHSVVVQEDLVFLADQKRGLIVLDVSDPAKPRNLSELTLAGIGRDLQVHGDTLAFATQTNGVKIVDVSDPRRPRKTGFVQPLRTARGVALSDDFLFVADSRQGLQVAELSRARAGLNVHHSLGDIVTALAQDGPILYAGMQNQGLQSFQRDAEDTLVSRGTFGKSFSAVRDGAVAGDSLFLATGNDGLQILDLGEEGQMRRIGHLVAGGVAHRVVLLDEGRIAVVAAGLDGIQVIDVARPRQPTLIHRLGGLGNLVDLLVWPGGMAALDATGQVHLLDITDPRQPRLGASVSLPDILRGLELHGDTLYVIGEGNHLYLIDIRAPRTSLKKVALAAGTKPRSLGISGDHLYLLAKSAKRFTSQLLIFDLARQGMPFLVKRIALPGQQEFLRIFDETLYLLPGGTLQVWDIAEPAEPREVNAMAIGGGTRDLVSLGSGNLKLLLGRMGIRRLDVSDPHAPRLVRTSVDNISEVIGLEARGEHLLVLDRTSGLHVLTRDDSGGLLPLSTLGFPQNLRNWHVDATHAHVLDAGGRLSVVDIRRPESLQLAAEIDLGTADLSGLAVRDNLVYLAAGAAGVQVWDIRLAEHPRLLQQHQLPWPRSVFASARDLVLVDDYLLVANGDAGLGVFALADAGEKLHLVGSLPLAGFCRRIKVQDSLLLIEAHQAGLHVVDIREIKRPEWVVTVPTRTVVRDFFFEGEDLWLSEHAGISILSLPIKSKRQSVRGRKNLVVDLPVPARPGNYNLSVRRGPQSVELPGILTLSAPAAAEGGLSAVFQKE; this is encoded by the coding sequence ATGAAGATTTTCAATAACATCCTGCTGCTGTCCGTGAGTTTGTTCGGGCTCATTCTGACACTGGCCGCGGCCTTGTGGCTGGGCGCCCATCAATGGCGGCAAGACTCCCGGCCCCTGGTGGTTTCATCCGTCGAAATTCTCCCCGCATCCGGCGAGGATACTCTCCGCCTGCGGCTTGAAGGACAGGGTTTTTCTTCTCGGACACAGGTCGCATTGACTCTTGACAGCGCGAATCGTCACGCTATTGTCGGCAGCCTCGAAACGCTCGGTATCCCCGGCACTCTGGAGCAGGTTCGCGTCCTTGGGAACCGAGCCTATCTTGCCAACAGCCGCTCGGGGATACAAGTGGTGGACATCAGCGATCCACGCCGGCCAAAGGTTCTCGGGGTGGAAAAAGAGGCCTTCAGATCCCCCTGGGATCTTAAAGTCGCCGGTGATCTGGCCTATGTTTCCGACAGCCGCCAGGGGCTGGTGATTCTCGATGTCTCCGATGCGACGCGCCCCCAGGCCGTCGGGCGCTTTGTGACCCCGGACGCCTGTTTCGGGCTGGCGGCCTCGCCGGCGGGCCTGGTTCTTCTGGCCCAGGGGAAAAAAGGGGTCTTGTTGCTCGATGTCAGCGATCCGCGCGCACCGCGCGAAATCGGAAGGCTCCCTTCTCTGGATTTCTCCTGGACCGTCGCGGTGCGCGATCATCTCGCCTTTGTCGCCGACAATCGCGGCGGATTGCGCATCTTCGATCTGCAAAATGCCGCCCAACCCCAATTGCTCGCACAGCTTGCAACGGAAGGAAATCTCCACTCAGTGGTTGTTCAGGAGGATTTGGTCTTTCTGGCCGACCAGAAGCGCGGATTGATTGTGCTTGACGTGAGTGATCCCGCAAAGCCGCGAAACTTGAGCGAATTGACTTTAGCCGGAATCGGCAGGGATTTGCAGGTGCACGGCGATACCCTGGCATTTGCCACACAGACGAACGGGGTGAAAATTGTGGATGTCTCAGATCCCCGCCGCCCGCGTAAGACGGGGTTTGTCCAGCCCCTGCGAACCGCGCGCGGCGTGGCTCTCAGCGACGATTTTCTGTTTGTAGCCGACAGTCGCCAGGGTTTGCAAGTGGCTGAATTGTCCCGCGCCAGAGCGGGCCTGAACGTCCATCATTCCCTCGGCGACATTGTCACGGCCTTGGCTCAGGACGGCCCGATCCTCTACGCCGGGATGCAAAACCAGGGTCTCCAGAGTTTTCAGCGCGATGCGGAAGACACGCTGGTCTCCCGCGGAACCTTTGGTAAGTCGTTTTCGGCGGTTCGCGACGGCGCCGTTGCCGGCGACTCTCTATTTTTGGCGACCGGCAATGATGGCTTGCAGATTCTAGACCTTGGCGAAGAAGGGCAAATGCGCCGGATCGGTCACCTGGTCGCCGGAGGGGTTGCGCACCGCGTGGTCCTGCTCGACGAGGGTCGTATCGCCGTGGTTGCGGCTGGGTTGGACGGCATTCAGGTGATCGATGTGGCGCGCCCGCGGCAACCCACCTTGATCCATCGTCTTGGCGGCCTCGGCAACTTGGTGGACCTGCTGGTCTGGCCGGGGGGAATGGCTGCCCTGGACGCTACCGGACAGGTGCATCTGCTGGATATCACGGATCCGCGGCAGCCGCGCTTAGGTGCCTCGGTGAGCCTGCCGGATATCCTGCGCGGTCTGGAACTTCACGGGGACACCTTGTATGTTATCGGCGAGGGAAATCACCTCTATCTGATCGATATTCGCGCGCCGCGGACCTCGCTCAAGAAAGTTGCCCTGGCTGCCGGCACAAAGCCCCGCAGTCTGGGGATTTCCGGAGACCATCTCTATTTGCTTGCCAAGTCTGCGAAGCGCTTCACTTCGCAACTTCTGATTTTCGATCTCGCCAGGCAAGGGATGCCGTTTCTGGTGAAGCGCATCGCCCTCCCGGGACAGCAAGAGTTTCTTCGCATTTTCGATGAAACTCTCTATCTTTTGCCGGGAGGCACTCTGCAGGTCTGGGATATCGCTGAACCTGCAGAGCCGCGCGAGGTCAACGCGATGGCTATTGGAGGTGGGACTAGGGATCTGGTGTCGCTTGGTTCGGGAAACTTGAAACTTCTTCTGGGGCGCATGGGCATTCGGCGTCTGGATGTCTCTGATCCCCATGCGCCGCGCCTGGTGCGCACCTCGGTCGATAATATCAGCGAGGTGATAGGTCTGGAGGCCAGAGGCGAACATCTGCTGGTTCTCGACCGGACATCGGGGTTGCATGTTTTAACGCGCGACGACTCGGGTGGTTTGTTGCCTCTCTCCACTCTGGGATTTCCGCAGAATTTGCGCAATTGGCACGTCGATGCAACCCATGCCCATGTTTTAGACGCCGGCGGTCGCCTGTCCGTGGTGGATATCCGCCGACCGGAGTCCTTGCAATTAGCGGCGGAGATTGATCTCGGCACAGCCGATCTCAGTGGCTTGGCCGTGCGCGATAATCTGGTCTACCTGGCGGCCGGGGCTGCCGGGGTGCAGGTATGGGATATCCGCCTTGCGGAACACCCGCGGCTGCTGCAACAGCATCAGTTGCCCTGGCCCCGCAGTGTTTTTGCCTCGGCGCGGGATCTGGTTTTGGTGGACGACTACCTTCTGGTTGCCAACGGTGATGCCGGTCTTGGCGTCTTTGCTCTGGCGGACGCTGGGGAAAAACTGCACCTGGTCGGAAGTCTGCCCCTCGCGGGTTTTTGCCGCAGAATCAAGGTCCAGGACTCCCTGCTGCTCATCGAGGCGCATCAGGCCGGCTTGCATGTTGTTGACATCCGCGAGATCAAGCGTCCAGAGTGGGTCGTGACTGTCCCGACGCGCACTGTGGTTCGCGATTTCTTCTTTGAGGGTGAGGATTTGTGGCTGTCCGAACATGCCGGAATCAGCATCCTTTCCCTGCCCATCAAGTCTAAGCGCCAGTCTGTGCGGGGTCGCAAAAACCTGGTCGTGGATTTGCCTGTTCCCGCGCGGCCCGGCAACTATAACCTCTCGGTACGCCGTGGACCCCAGTCCGTGGAGTTGCCCGGGATTCTAACCTTGTCGGCACCTGCGGCAGCAGAGGGAGGACTTTCCGCCGTATTTCAGAAAGAGTAG
- a CDS encoding tetratricopeptide repeat protein, whose protein sequence is MKKLILFSIAITLFVTGCGGGSGSDGPLEGEDNSNTRTISGIVTDPAIRDARLELRKTSDGSLAAICGAAGTQLCNNTWSGADGRFTLAVRKTSDLSDYYLVTHGGIDTVYGTSFESISLRSPLQAFSGHSGEIVVSPVTSILNPFVEECDLRTALGLSGHTNLLADPTENTELLKVSYLLVKIALAYNELGGSEDAFARMGEELALQPLFDQGGNLRRPFLEEVFHDSSLAEDYSAKMDAIAATALRLRGFSGDPAAVMGMIAGSEKLAAFTAALNAIIVDLPETVSDTYTENVTALYTKVEELAGEIPIEGFSISQLARFVAYSNAFFADYTNYLNREIFAAELAVIVPPGQEGEAFLEALRYLAQERVQVASVPLAAPLGNDNAQRAEYYFNSNLDRGYQARTLISAIYNDAMNDEIYLEIVKYYAAQGRHQRAAALADAYIVSSLNRATAYSHIGRHSAAYSAELAFDYLSQAESRFREIAQNRGLSDELVDELILVANRYTQLGNFSQARALREWLLGEVTRLDNSGTPTRFTLHARLISGQQHLIEDLISENQKAEALAGIAYFVELVDKLEINPSPTNANPYAQHMVYYARAMGFYRDLADSANDAWIKNEVMNLFAEIQALKEWTQDNRGGFQWMGSTYYGTIAGHVCWAGGLDAAISEVLNQIDVDKGAVAITGRYAALRGIMIALAEEDFSAARAFYEEQNPLAADFSNLSVNHSYIDAYAYFNQSNPGLAVHALERGDSLLAEKALDYIRGKIDEAVVYYVTHNINEAASLVSFATTMAGSRYLERGYVKLAHAYARLGAKDKAAAVLLSAEEYVDTLPASFIKSKSYATIGYFFHDMGYQPDAAALFDKARTVDSSGITDAKERSEYSLGIARDFFFRGDNAGMSGYLEEATRHALEIHASGTIDNTRARDESTALRNIALEYGKVPDLKKAKDLLQLAIEAAEQITADNSRTTAYANIVRTYARLGLVDLAYAAAQRLHATVPERNSSIRDIAKHVTSIDDFPDSPLAFVDTDKDGRPDFFVPWASPEQIAASGLELDDDSDGDGKPDTVDLTPFHAD, encoded by the coding sequence ATGAAGAAATTGATTCTCTTTTCAATCGCCATCACCCTCTTCGTCACTGGCTGCGGTGGTGGCTCAGGCTCAGATGGCCCCCTGGAAGGTGAGGACAATTCAAATACGCGCACAATTTCAGGCATCGTCACCGATCCGGCAATCAGAGATGCAAGGCTAGAGCTCAGAAAAACGAGCGACGGCAGCCTTGCGGCAATCTGCGGCGCCGCCGGAACCCAACTCTGCAATAACACCTGGTCGGGTGCCGATGGCCGTTTCACCCTGGCAGTCCGGAAGACTTCCGATCTTTCCGACTATTATCTTGTGACCCACGGCGGAATTGACACCGTTTACGGCACCAGCTTCGAGTCCATTTCCCTGCGAAGTCCCCTTCAGGCTTTTTCCGGCCATTCCGGTGAAATCGTTGTTTCCCCCGTTACCAGCATTCTGAACCCATTCGTCGAAGAATGTGACCTCAGAACGGCCCTCGGACTTTCAGGGCATACGAATCTCCTCGCAGATCCGACCGAGAATACTGAACTTCTCAAGGTGTCCTATCTTCTGGTCAAAATCGCCCTTGCCTACAACGAGCTGGGCGGCTCGGAGGATGCCTTCGCGCGGATGGGAGAAGAGCTGGCGCTGCAACCGCTTTTTGACCAAGGCGGCAATTTGCGCAGACCATTTCTCGAAGAAGTTTTCCATGATTCATCCCTCGCGGAAGACTATTCCGCAAAAATGGACGCCATCGCGGCGACCGCGTTGCGCCTGCGAGGCTTTTCTGGAGATCCGGCCGCGGTCATGGGAATGATTGCCGGATCGGAAAAGCTGGCGGCGTTTACCGCAGCCCTCAATGCCATCATCGTCGATCTGCCTGAAACAGTCTCTGACACGTACACGGAAAACGTCACGGCTCTTTATACCAAGGTAGAAGAGCTTGCCGGCGAAATTCCCATCGAAGGTTTCAGCATTTCACAGCTGGCAAGATTTGTCGCCTACAGCAACGCCTTCTTTGCCGATTATACGAACTATCTGAACCGGGAAATTTTCGCCGCTGAACTTGCGGTCATCGTTCCCCCAGGACAGGAAGGGGAGGCATTCCTTGAAGCGCTGCGCTACCTTGCCCAAGAAAGAGTGCAGGTGGCCAGTGTCCCTCTTGCGGCCCCCCTCGGCAACGATAATGCTCAGCGAGCCGAGTACTATTTCAATTCGAATCTGGACCGCGGCTACCAAGCAAGAACGCTCATCAGCGCGATCTACAACGATGCGATGAACGATGAAATCTACCTAGAAATCGTCAAATACTACGCCGCACAGGGGCGGCACCAACGGGCGGCGGCACTTGCCGATGCCTATATTGTCAGCTCCCTCAACAGGGCAACGGCTTACAGCCATATCGGTCGTCATAGCGCTGCCTATTCCGCAGAGCTTGCCTTTGACTATCTTTCCCAAGCTGAGTCGCGATTCAGGGAAATCGCACAAAACCGGGGGTTATCCGACGAGTTGGTGGATGAATTGATCCTGGTCGCCAACCGATACACCCAGCTGGGGAACTTTTCCCAAGCCAGGGCGCTGCGGGAATGGCTGCTGGGCGAAGTCACGCGGCTGGACAACTCCGGGACGCCAACCCGCTTTACCCTGCATGCAAGACTGATCAGCGGGCAGCAGCATCTCATCGAGGACCTTATCTCCGAAAATCAAAAAGCGGAGGCCCTCGCCGGCATCGCCTATTTTGTCGAGTTGGTAGATAAATTAGAGATCAATCCGTCGCCGACAAATGCCAACCCCTATGCCCAGCACATGGTTTATTATGCCAGGGCCATGGGCTTCTATCGTGACCTTGCCGACAGCGCCAACGACGCCTGGATCAAAAATGAGGTCATGAACCTCTTTGCCGAAATACAGGCTCTGAAGGAATGGACCCAGGACAACAGAGGCGGGTTTCAGTGGATGGGTTCGACCTATTACGGCACGATTGCCGGTCACGTCTGCTGGGCCGGGGGGTTGGATGCGGCAATTTCTGAAGTTCTAAATCAGATCGATGTGGACAAAGGCGCGGTAGCGATCACCGGCAGGTACGCCGCCCTCAGAGGGATCATGATCGCCCTGGCGGAAGAGGATTTTTCCGCCGCGCGAGCCTTTTACGAAGAGCAGAATCCTCTGGCGGCGGATTTCTCGAATCTTTCCGTCAATCACAGCTACATTGACGCCTATGCCTACTTCAATCAAAGCAATCCCGGGCTGGCGGTTCATGCGCTGGAACGGGGCGATAGCCTTCTGGCGGAAAAAGCCCTGGATTATATTCGCGGCAAAATCGATGAGGCCGTTGTCTACTACGTCACCCATAACATCAATGAGGCCGCAAGCCTGGTCTCATTTGCAACGACCATGGCCGGCAGCCGCTACCTGGAGCGCGGCTATGTGAAACTCGCTCATGCCTATGCCCGCCTTGGCGCTAAGGACAAAGCCGCCGCGGTGCTGCTCAGCGCCGAGGAGTATGTCGACACCCTGCCCGCCTCGTTTATCAAGTCCAAGTCCTACGCGACCATCGGCTATTTTTTCCATGATATGGGTTATCAACCAGATGCCGCTGCGCTGTTCGACAAGGCCAGAACAGTCGATTCCTCCGGGATAACCGACGCCAAGGAGCGCTCGGAGTACTCTCTCGGCATTGCCAGAGACTTCTTTTTCCGCGGCGACAATGCCGGCATGAGCGGTTATCTGGAAGAAGCGACGCGTCACGCCCTGGAGATTCATGCTTCGGGTACGATCGACAATACTCGTGCCAGAGACGAATCGACGGCGCTCCGAAACATCGCCTTGGAGTACGGCAAGGTTCCGGATCTGAAAAAAGCCAAAGACCTGTTGCAACTCGCCATCGAGGCCGCAGAGCAGATTACCGCGGACAATAGCAGGACCACCGCCTACGCCAATATCGTCAGAACTTATGCCAGGCTCGGGCTGGTGGATCTTGCTTACGCGGCAGCGCAACGCCTTCATGCCACCGTGCCTGAGAGAAATTCATCCATTCGCGACATCGCCAAACACGTCACCAGCATTGATGACTTTCCCGACTCACCCCTCGCCTTTGTGGATACCGACAAAGATGGCAGGCCGGACTTTTTCGTGCCCTGGGCCAGTCCTGAGCAGATCGCCGCTTCCGGGCTCGAGCTCGACGATGACAGCGACGGGGACGGCAAGCCGGACACGGTCGATCTCACCCCCTTTCACGCCGACTGA
- a CDS encoding cupin domain-containing protein, producing MAQPYKISAKKVVAQTDDLRVSEMTLAVGEEIPWHMHSLVSDTFYCLEGAARLQTREAPEGRLYRPGDSATLPPGEPHRVSNAGQGVCRVLLIQGIGHYDFLATEPPLTDNEEKPPTDHRRNDP from the coding sequence ATGGCGCAACCCTACAAAATCAGTGCGAAAAAAGTCGTTGCGCAGACAGACGATCTGCGTGTTTCAGAGATGACCCTGGCCGTCGGGGAGGAAATCCCCTGGCATATGCATTCCCTGGTCAGCGATACCTTCTATTGCCTTGAGGGTGCAGCGCGCCTACAGACCCGAGAGGCTCCTGAGGGCCGACTGTACCGGCCGGGCGATTCGGCAACCCTGCCTCCGGGTGAGCCGCATCGTGTTTCCAACGCCGGGCAGGGCGTCTGTCGCGTCCTGCTCATTCAGGGGATCGGCCATTATGATTTTCTGGCAACGGAGCCGCCCCTCACCGACAACGAAGAAAAACCTCCCACCGATCACCGCCGAAATGACCCCTGA